A window of Tatumella citrea genomic DNA:
TACCCACTGTGCTCCAGTCATGGCTATTCTCCTGCCTTTTGTCGGGAACAACAGAATTTTGTGCTAGGTTTCATATTCTGCTCCACATTAAAATACTGTAAGACCTGAAGACCAAAAAAAAACCCCCGGACCTGTCGGTGCGGGGGTTCTCTTTCGATTAAGGCTTGATTTTTAAGCCTTTCTTTCTCCGAGTGCAGCCCCGCGCGATGGTAGAATAATCACCACCACACTAATCACGACCAGGCTAATCACTCGTAGAAGGGCTTTCATAATAAGTACAA
This region includes:
- the ilvL gene encoding ilv operon leader peptide encodes the protein MKALLRVISLVVISVVVIILPSRGAALGERKA